Proteins from a genomic interval of Gemmatimonadales bacterium:
- a CDS encoding SDR family oxidoreductase codes for MARVGEGGAVAGQLAGKAVLVTGASSGIGQAIAVACARAGADVAVTYRSNRAGGDAAADQIRALGRRAELLPLALEDEKSIAALPDAIRRTFGRIDVWINNAGADILTGAAGRRARVDKLDEVLRVDLRGTVLASWAAVDLMRSQGDGGVILNMSWDHVSFGMAGENPGLYAVAKGGVLAFSKSLARDVAPHIRVNVLAPGFIETAFGEVADERWRGHVVGVTPLARWGTPADVAGAAVYLASDEAAFLTGQTIMINGGVVM; via the coding sequence ATGGCGAGGGTTGGCGAAGGGGGGGCGGTGGCCGGGCAGCTCGCGGGCAAGGCGGTGCTCGTGACCGGCGCATCGAGCGGCATCGGGCAGGCGATCGCCGTGGCTTGTGCCCGCGCCGGTGCCGACGTCGCAGTCACGTATCGATCAAACCGCGCCGGAGGGGATGCCGCGGCCGATCAGATCCGGGCCCTCGGGCGTCGTGCCGAGTTGTTGCCGCTCGCGCTCGAGGACGAGAAGAGCATCGCCGCGCTGCCCGATGCCATTCGCCGGACCTTCGGCCGGATCGACGTCTGGATCAACAACGCCGGCGCCGACATCCTGACCGGCGCAGCCGGGCGCCGCGCCCGAGTCGACAAGCTCGACGAGGTGCTCCGCGTCGATCTCCGCGGCACCGTGCTCGCCTCGTGGGCCGCGGTGGACCTGATGCGCTCGCAGGGTGACGGCGGTGTCATCCTCAACATGTCGTGGGACCACGTATCCTTCGGCATGGCGGGCGAGAACCCGGGCCTCTACGCCGTCGCCAAGGGCGGCGTGCTCGCCTTCAGCAAGTCGCTCGCGCGGGACGTGGCGCCGCATATCCGCGTCAATGTCCTGGCGCCGGGCTTCATCGAGACGGCGTTCGGTGAGGTGGCCGACGAACGCTGGCGCGGCCACGTGGTGGGCGTCACACCGCTCGCGCGCTGGGGCACGCCGGCCGACGTGGCCGGCGCCGCGGTCTATCTCGCCTCCGACGAGGCCGCGTTCCTCACCGGCCAGACGATCATGATCAACGGTGGCGTCGTGATGTGA
- a CDS encoding EAL domain-containing protein, producing MVLRSGPLRSRFGRRLLALFVGCALVPIGILAALSFRHMTRQLEAQSERRLLESDEALARAIFERLLLLESTLRNVPPRAVAELVDPPRTPRAPRYEPARRPVHIAGNRTQGARADGRIALGGIAMRRAEAAPRRVKPAPPAQDPETAHLLAAGIDLLARRRFTALEWWGPKGRHTAIFGRLTAIPALDDADSADVLAGGTLLRTGRGEHGAHVYMLRALDRAGGPPGFFVGEISPEYLWGTHEESMPSPGTAMAVVNDAGTVLTGFAPRPTSTASRDGIVVDTLTRGAFASTIGGRPYLSVHWPIVLQKTFAAQNWTLVLSESQAAVMEPMTDFQPTFLLIVAFCTLAVLLLSVSQIRRSLVPLERLQEGTRRIALRDFESRVEVSSRDEFAELADSFNGMAMRLGRQFQALATAAEIDRTVLAATDSTAVVDALLARIGDVYPCRAASVTLISPDRAEPPVSRVQVCGSDARQYPVPVALGGAELRQLATGPEILELNAGEDRPALLAPIADAGAESFVILPLRYQRQLAGVLALGGAPGLECTPDDLLQARRLADQVAVALANAGMIEQVRTLAYFDCLTGLLNRSSYTARVDAAIADAKRTRRQLAVYFVDLDGFGRINDTLGHEAGDELLRQVAARLRASRADEETAAVLSAGAPSIDVARLGGDEFAVVLAGLDEADQAIAFARRTLAALAPPFRLGAHEIFMTASVGVAFHPGDGEDAAMLLAHADTAMYQAKGQGGNGYQLYARSMNAAALHRLTLEGDLRRALEGDELELHYQPIVDATSGGLAGAEALVRWRHPSLGLLLPGEFVPLAEETGLICPLGEWVLRAACAQHRAWQQAGLPPIRVVVNLASRQLRQGTLVATVREVLAETGIASRHLGLELTESALMDREHETLSALHALRAMGVQLSIDDFGTGYSSLSYLKHFPVDALKIDRAFVRDLVTRPKDAAITAAIIAMAHALELKVVAEGVETDAHLAFLRRLGCDEIQGHLVGRAMPADKLAERLASGPVVGRSARRARKVGTLGR from the coding sequence ATGGTGCTCCGATCGGGTCCACTCCGCAGCCGCTTCGGCCGGCGCCTTCTGGCGCTATTCGTCGGCTGCGCGCTCGTGCCGATCGGGATCCTCGCTGCGCTCTCCTTCCGGCACATGACGCGGCAGCTCGAGGCCCAGAGCGAGCGCCGGCTGCTGGAGAGCGACGAGGCGCTCGCGCGCGCGATTTTCGAGCGCCTGCTGTTGCTCGAGTCGACGCTCCGCAACGTGCCGCCGCGTGCCGTGGCCGAGCTGGTGGATCCGCCCAGGACCCCCAGAGCGCCGCGGTACGAGCCCGCGCGCCGGCCGGTCCACATCGCGGGCAACCGCACGCAAGGCGCGCGCGCCGACGGGCGAATCGCGCTCGGTGGAATCGCGATGCGGCGAGCGGAGGCTGCGCCTCGCCGCGTGAAGCCCGCACCTCCCGCGCAGGATCCCGAGACGGCGCATCTGCTCGCCGCCGGCATCGATCTGCTTGCGCGCCGCCGCTTCACGGCACTCGAGTGGTGGGGGCCCAAGGGCCGCCACACTGCGATCTTCGGCCGGTTGACGGCGATCCCGGCGCTCGACGACGCCGACAGCGCCGACGTGCTCGCCGGCGGCACACTCCTGCGCACCGGACGGGGCGAGCACGGGGCGCACGTCTACATGCTGCGCGCGCTCGACCGCGCCGGCGGTCCGCCCGGTTTCTTCGTGGGCGAAATCAGCCCGGAATACCTCTGGGGAACCCACGAGGAGAGCATGCCGTCGCCCGGCACCGCGATGGCGGTGGTGAACGACGCGGGCACGGTACTCACCGGATTCGCACCGAGGCCGACCAGCACCGCGTCGCGCGACGGCATCGTGGTCGACACCCTGACCCGCGGCGCGTTCGCATCGACCATCGGTGGGCGGCCGTATCTGTCGGTGCACTGGCCCATCGTGCTCCAGAAGACCTTTGCCGCGCAGAACTGGACCCTCGTGCTGAGCGAGTCGCAGGCCGCGGTGATGGAGCCGATGACGGACTTCCAGCCGACGTTTCTCCTCATCGTCGCCTTCTGTACGCTCGCGGTGCTGCTGCTCAGCGTAAGCCAGATCCGCCGCAGCCTGGTGCCGCTCGAGCGGCTGCAGGAGGGGACCCGTCGGATCGCGCTCAGGGACTTCGAGAGCCGCGTGGAAGTGTCGAGCCGTGACGAGTTCGCCGAGCTGGCCGACTCGTTCAACGGCATGGCGATGCGCTTGGGCCGGCAGTTCCAGGCGCTGGCGACGGCGGCCGAGATCGACCGGACCGTGCTCGCCGCGACGGACAGCACGGCCGTCGTCGACGCCCTGCTCGCGCGCATTGGCGACGTCTATCCTTGCCGCGCGGCCAGTGTCACGCTGATCTCGCCGGACCGCGCAGAGCCGCCGGTGAGCAGGGTCCAAGTGTGCGGCAGCGATGCGCGACAATATCCGGTGCCGGTGGCACTCGGCGGAGCCGAGTTGCGCCAGCTCGCGACGGGGCCCGAAATCCTCGAGCTGAATGCGGGGGAGGACCGGCCGGCGCTGCTTGCGCCCATTGCCGACGCGGGCGCTGAATCGTTCGTGATTCTTCCGCTCCGCTACCAGCGCCAGCTCGCCGGCGTACTCGCGCTCGGCGGGGCGCCGGGGCTCGAGTGCACCCCCGACGATCTGCTACAGGCGCGCCGGCTGGCCGATCAGGTGGCCGTGGCGCTCGCCAATGCGGGGATGATCGAGCAGGTACGCACGCTGGCCTACTTCGACTGTCTCACCGGGCTGCTCAACCGCTCGTCGTACACCGCGCGGGTGGATGCCGCCATCGCCGACGCGAAGCGCACCCGGCGGCAGCTGGCCGTCTACTTCGTCGACCTCGACGGCTTCGGCCGCATCAACGATACGCTGGGGCATGAGGCGGGGGATGAGTTGCTGCGCCAGGTCGCGGCCCGGCTGCGCGCGTCCAGGGCCGACGAAGAAACGGCGGCGGTGCTGTCGGCGGGCGCACCGAGCATCGACGTGGCCCGGCTCGGCGGCGACGAATTCGCCGTCGTGCTCGCCGGGCTCGACGAGGCCGACCAAGCGATAGCCTTCGCCCGCCGCACGCTTGCCGCTCTGGCCCCGCCGTTCCGCCTCGGGGCGCACGAGATTTTCATGACTGCGAGCGTCGGCGTTGCGTTTCACCCGGGCGATGGCGAGGACGCCGCGATGCTCCTCGCGCACGCCGACACGGCGATGTACCAGGCCAAGGGCCAGGGCGGCAACGGCTATCAGCTCTACGCCCGGTCGATGAACGCCGCCGCGTTGCACCGGCTCACGCTGGAGGGCGATCTCCGCCGTGCGCTCGAGGGCGACGAGCTGGAGCTGCACTACCAGCCGATCGTGGACGCCACCTCGGGCGGACTGGCCGGCGCGGAAGCCCTCGTGCGGTGGCGCCACCCGTCGCTCGGGCTGCTGCTTCCCGGCGAGTTCGTGCCGCTCGCCGAGGAGACCGGCCTGATCTGCCCGCTCGGTGAGTGGGTGCTGCGCGCCGCGTGCGCGCAGCACCGGGCCTGGCAGCAGGCGGGGCTTCCCCCGATCCGGGTCGTAGTGAACCTCGCGAGCCGCCAGCTCCGGCAGGGCACGCTCGTGGCCACGGTCCGGGAGGTGCTCGCGGAAACCGGTATCGCCTCGCGCCATCTGGGCCTCGAGCTCACCGAGAGTGCGCTGATGGATCGCGAGCACGAGACCCTTTCTGCGCTGCACGCGCTCCGGGCGATGGGCGTACAGCTCTCGATCGACGACTTCGGCACCGGATACTCCTCGCTCAGCTACCTCAAGCATTTCCCGGTGGACGCGCTCAAGATCGATCGCGCGTTCGTGCGCGATCTCGTCACCCGCCCGAAGGACGCCGCGATCACGGCGGCGATCATCGCGATGGCGCACGCGCTCGAGCTCAAGGTCGTGGCCGAGGGCGTCGAGACCGATGCGCATCTCGCCTTCCTGCGCCGCCTCGGGTGCGACGAGATCCAGGGTCACCTGGTGGGCCGCGCCATGCCGGCGGACAAGCTCGCTGAACGGCTCGCGAGCGGGCCGGTGGTGGGCCGGTCGGCCCGGCGGGCGCGGAAGGTGGGCACGCTCGGTCGCTGA
- a CDS encoding (5-formylfuran-3-yl)methyl phosphate synthase, producing MQLLVSVRSAEEATAALAGGADVIDAKDPAQGALGAVSRAALRAIDRVVPADVPLSVALGEAASAREAEARVAALTLRARPAPLYVKLACAGCADGDQRYLTHILAAAVRVARELPASPRLIAAAYVDASDGSRATDALVDAAAAAGTAGVLLDTARKDGRSLLDWRNLRELRRWVARAHAAGLLAALAGSLRAEHVPVLAAVHADVFGVRGAACDGGRRGTLSGPRVRALRSLLDAVEPPPGPRAHIG from the coding sequence ATGCAACTCCTCGTGAGCGTCCGGTCGGCTGAGGAGGCGACGGCGGCGCTCGCCGGCGGCGCGGACGTGATCGATGCGAAAGATCCGGCGCAAGGCGCGCTCGGCGCGGTGAGCCGGGCCGCGCTTCGCGCCATCGACCGGGTGGTGCCCGCGGACGTTCCGCTGAGCGTCGCATTGGGCGAAGCTGCGAGTGCACGGGAGGCGGAGGCTCGCGTCGCGGCGCTCACGCTTCGCGCCAGACCGGCGCCGCTCTACGTGAAGCTCGCGTGCGCGGGGTGTGCGGACGGGGATCAGCGATATCTCACGCACATCCTCGCGGCCGCCGTCCGCGTCGCGCGCGAGCTTCCCGCATCACCGCGCCTCATTGCCGCAGCCTACGTGGACGCGAGCGATGGGAGTCGCGCGACGGATGCGCTGGTCGACGCGGCCGCGGCGGCCGGCACCGCGGGCGTGCTGCTCGACACCGCGCGCAAGGATGGGCGGAGCCTCCTCGATTGGCGCAACCTGCGTGAGCTCCGGCGCTGGGTGGCGCGGGCGCACGCTGCGGGCCTCCTCGCCGCGCTTGCCGGCAGCCTGCGCGCCGAGCATGTCCCCGTTCTCGCCGCGGTCCACGCGGACGTGTTCGGCGTGCGCGGCGCCGCGTGCGACGGCGGCCGCAGGGGGACGCTCTCCGGGCCCCGGGTGCGCGCCCTCAGGTCGCTGCTCGATGCGGTCGAGCCACCGCCCGGGCCGAGAGCCCATATCGGATAG
- a CDS encoding 4a-hydroxytetrahydrobiopterin dehydratase, whose protein sequence is MPTTKERTYNESEIAERLQALPGWYYEDGWIRRVYKTDGWPTTLMLVNAVGYLAEAAYHHPDLSVTWGRLIVKLQNHAAGGITDKDFELARKIEDVVLWRPTGGALEGTPNKWVRPGEPR, encoded by the coding sequence ATGCCGACGACGAAAGAGCGCACCTACAATGAATCCGAAATCGCGGAGCGCCTGCAGGCGCTGCCGGGCTGGTACTACGAGGACGGCTGGATCCGCCGGGTGTACAAGACCGACGGCTGGCCTACCACGCTGATGCTGGTGAACGCCGTCGGCTACCTGGCCGAGGCCGCGTACCACCACCCCGATCTCAGCGTCACGTGGGGACGGTTGATCGTGAAGCTGCAGAACCACGCGGCGGGCGGGATTACCGACAAGGATTTCGAGCTGGCCCGCAAGATCGAGGACGTGGTGCTCTGGCGGCCGACCGGCGGCGCGCTCGAGGGCACGCCGAATAAGTGGGTGAGGCCGGGGGAGCCACGATAG
- a CDS encoding SWIM zinc finger family protein, whose product MMDVAIDFAAAGGVDFNRLERGLELHLERVGVGQYRVSGGAQEHWVDLVSAVHPRCDCGDHLWRDRVCKHILAALLREGDERVLAAVGALVVQLRTAARAA is encoded by the coding sequence ATGATGGACGTAGCCATCGACTTCGCCGCAGCGGGCGGAGTCGATTTCAATCGGTTGGAGCGGGGTCTGGAGCTGCACCTCGAGCGGGTTGGCGTGGGACAGTACCGCGTGAGCGGCGGGGCCCAGGAGCATTGGGTGGATCTCGTGAGCGCGGTGCACCCGCGCTGCGACTGCGGTGATCACCTCTGGCGCGACCGAGTGTGCAAGCACATCCTCGCGGCGTTGCTGCGCGAAGGCGACGAGCGCGTGCTCGCGGCGGTCGGTGCGCTGGTGGTGCAGCTCCGCACGGCGGCCCGGGCGGCGTGA